A single genomic interval of Rosistilla ulvae harbors:
- the cas4g/cas1g gene encoding CRISPR-associated endonuclease Cas4g/Cas1g, translating to MTTATFAAPIKNAEYLPARMINEAVYCPRLFYLMHVEGLFQRNRFTADGDVVHRRVDARVDPLALIDLVDGQETTDEETDSPEREIDPAAQPVPVHARSVTLASDELGVIAKLDLVEATGNLATPVDYKRGRPRRGVDGQIGAWPPERVQICLQALVLRENGFQCDRGILYFNETRQRVEIEIDDALIQLTRQAVDQARHVRELPMPPPPLVDSPKCPHCSLSSICLPDETNRCSNRNPNRDAATRLPTTARDEQRPLYLTTQGLYVGKKSEVLQVKQEGKLLQEVRLRELNQVNLFGNIQLSTQAIQTLCALEVPMVMFSRRGYFHGMLQGTGLKNILLRREQFRLADDPARCLAIAKLLIEGKIRNCRVLLMRNHISPPTEIISELKRIAARLHNVTRADQLLGVEGTAARLYFGAFSGMLKPGDAPADPDAAIAAPPRWSFDFNGRNRRPPRDAINAMLSLAYSLLAKDLTVVAAAVGLDPYLGFYHLPRPGRPALALDLMEPFRPLIAESVVLSAVNNRMLTPEHFVPGGRGVFLSDSGRKAFFHAYELRMDQLVTHPLFEYRVSYRRLLEIQTRLMAQMVRGEIETFPVFVTR from the coding sequence ATGACCACCGCCACATTCGCCGCCCCAATCAAAAACGCCGAATACCTGCCGGCTCGGATGATCAACGAAGCTGTCTATTGCCCTCGTTTGTTCTACCTGATGCATGTCGAGGGACTCTTTCAACGCAACCGCTTCACCGCCGACGGCGATGTCGTCCACCGCCGAGTCGACGCCCGTGTCGATCCGTTGGCTTTGATCGATCTCGTCGATGGACAAGAGACCACCGATGAAGAAACCGATTCTCCCGAAAGGGAAATTGATCCCGCAGCACAACCGGTTCCGGTTCACGCCCGCAGCGTGACACTGGCCAGCGATGAACTGGGCGTGATCGCCAAGCTGGATCTAGTCGAAGCGACGGGGAACCTGGCGACGCCTGTTGATTACAAGCGCGGCCGACCGCGGCGTGGCGTCGACGGACAGATCGGCGCCTGGCCTCCCGAACGCGTGCAGATCTGCCTGCAAGCTCTGGTCCTGCGCGAAAACGGGTTTCAGTGTGACCGTGGGATCCTCTACTTCAACGAGACCCGCCAACGCGTCGAGATCGAGATCGACGACGCCCTGATCCAACTGACTCGCCAAGCGGTCGACCAAGCACGGCACGTGCGTGAACTGCCGATGCCACCGCCGCCGCTGGTCGACAGCCCCAAATGCCCGCACTGCTCGCTGTCGTCGATCTGTCTACCCGACGAGACGAACCGCTGCAGCAACCGCAATCCCAACCGCGACGCGGCAACTCGCTTACCAACCACGGCCCGCGATGAACAACGACCGCTCTACCTGACCACTCAAGGGCTGTATGTGGGCAAAAAGAGTGAGGTGTTGCAGGTCAAGCAAGAGGGAAAATTGTTGCAGGAGGTGCGACTGAGGGAACTGAACCAAGTGAATCTGTTCGGCAACATCCAACTGTCGACTCAGGCGATCCAGACGCTGTGCGCATTGGAAGTGCCGATGGTGATGTTCTCTCGGCGCGGCTATTTTCACGGCATGCTGCAAGGCACCGGGTTGAAAAACATCCTGCTGCGCCGCGAGCAGTTCCGCCTCGCAGACGACCCCGCCCGCTGCCTTGCGATTGCTAAACTGTTGATCGAAGGCAAGATTCGCAACTGCCGCGTGCTGCTGATGCGAAACCATATATCGCCGCCGACGGAGATCATTTCCGAACTGAAACGGATCGCCGCGCGATTGCACAACGTCACTCGCGCCGATCAATTGTTAGGTGTCGAAGGGACCGCCGCCCGACTCTACTTCGGTGCCTTTTCGGGGATGCTTAAACCAGGCGACGCGCCGGCTGATCCCGACGCAGCGATCGCCGCACCGCCACGATGGAGCTTCGATTTTAACGGCCGCAACCGACGACCGCCCCGCGACGCGATCAATGCGATGCTCTCCCTGGCCTACAGCTTGTTAGCAAAAGACCTGACCGTCGTAGCCGCCGCCGTGGGACTGGATCCCTACCTCGGTTTCTATCATCTGCCGCGGCCCGGCCGTCCCGCATTGGCGTTGGATTTGATGGAACCGTTTCGCCCGCTGATTGCCGAATCGGTCGTCCTCTCCGCAGTCAACAACCGGATGCTAACGCCGGAGCACTTTGTGCCTGGGGGCCGCGGAGTCTTCCTTTCGGACAGTGGCCGCAAAGCGTTTTTTCACGCCTATGAATTGCGGATGGATCAGTTGGTAACCCATCCGTTGTTCGAATATCGAGTCAGCTATCGACGGCTGCTGGAAATCCAAACGCGGCTGATGGCGCAGATGGTCCGCGGCGAGATCGAGACGTTTCCGGTCTTCGTAACCCGCTGA
- the cas2 gene encoding CRISPR-associated endonuclease Cas2 yields the protein MRNIFLVTYDIRDDKRLRKVHKTMRNWGDHLQYSVFECQLSQHDLITLKDQLSQIIHHSNDQVLLVDLGPATGRGERVIEALGQPYTALASPCLIV from the coding sequence ATGCGAAATATCTTTCTCGTCACCTACGACATCCGCGACGATAAACGGCTCCGCAAAGTCCACAAGACGATGCGGAACTGGGGCGACCATCTGCAGTATTCGGTCTTCGAATGCCAGCTGAGCCAACACGATCTGATCACGCTCAAGGACCAACTGAGCCAGATCATCCATCATTCCAACGACCAAGTGTTGTTGGTCGATCTCGGCCCCGCCACCGGGCGAGGCGAGCGAGTAATCGAAGCTTTGGGCCAACCCTACACCGCCCTGGCCAGCCCTTGCTTAATCGTTTGA